The Anopheles coluzzii chromosome 2, AcolN3, whole genome shotgun sequence genome window below encodes:
- the LOC120950099 gene encoding phosphoglycerate mutase 2-like isoform X1 codes for MHKAAYSVTFVRHGESEWNKMNLFCGWHDVGLSEEGEWDALEVSAAALKRENMRYDIAFTSCLRRANQTLDIILKELNLTDIPVRQLWRLNERHYGALTGFNKRQMADIYGEEQVQVWRRSFNVPPPAIEPTNPYYHAIKNNPRLRHISEQDFPTTETLETTMERVVPEWTDSIIPEVRGGKRVLVVAHGTSLRGLVKHIQGISDADIMKFNLPNSIPFIIDFDESMKMVGGIRFLANDDTVLKAMEKVASIGGK; via the exons ATGCATAAAGCAGCGTACAGTGTTACCTTCGTTCGTCACGGCGAAAGCGAATGGAATAAGATGAACCTCTTCTGCGGTTGGCACGACGTCGGTCTCAGTGAGGAAG GTGAATGGGACGCGTTGGAAGTGTCGGCAGCAGCACTGAAGCGGGAAAACATGCGTTACGATATCGCGTTCACTTCCTGTCTGCGCCGAGCTAATCAAACTCTGGACATTATTCTAAAGGAGCTCAATCTCACCGACATTCCTGTGAGGCAACTGTGGCGCCTAAACGAACGTCACTACGGTGCTCTGACCGGGTTTAACAAGCGCCAGATGGCCGACATCTACGGCGAAGAGCAGGTACAGGTGTGGCGGCGCAGCTTCAACGTCCCACCACCAGCCATCGAACCAACCAACCCGTATTATCACGCGATCAAGAACAATCCTCGACTGCGGCACATTAGCGAGCAGGATTTCCCCACGACCGAAACACTCGAAACGACCATGGAGCGAGTCGTGCCGGAGTGGACGGACTCGATCATACCGGAGGTTCGTGGCGGCAAGCGGGTACTGGTTGTGGCCCATGGTACCAGTCTGCGCGGTTTGGTGAAGCACATTCAAG GTATTTCAGACGCGGACATCATGAAGTTCAACCTACCGAACAGTATTCCGTTCATAATAGATTTCGACGAGTCGATGAAGATGGTGGGCGGCATCCGGTTCCTGGCGAACGACGACACCGTGCTGAAGGCCATGGAGAAGGTGGCCTCGATCGGTGGAAAGTAG
- the LOC120950099 gene encoding 2,3-bisphosphoglycerate-dependent phosphoglycerate mutase-like isoform X2 has protein sequence MHKAAYSVTFVRHGESEWNKMNLFCGWHDVGLSEEGEWDALEVSAAALKRENMRYDIAFTSCLRRANQTLDIILKELNLTDIPVRQLWRLNERHYGALTGFNKRQMADIYGEEQVQVWRRSFNVPPPAIEPTNPYYHAIKNNPRLRHISEQDFPTTETLETTMERVVPEWTDSIIPEVRGGKRVLVVAHGTSLRGLVKHIQDADIMKFNLPNSIPFIIDFDESMKMVGGIRFLANDDTVLKAMEKVASIGGK, from the exons ATGCATAAAGCAGCGTACAGTGTTACCTTCGTTCGTCACGGCGAAAGCGAATGGAATAAGATGAACCTCTTCTGCGGTTGGCACGACGTCGGTCTCAGTGAGGAAG GTGAATGGGACGCGTTGGAAGTGTCGGCAGCAGCACTGAAGCGGGAAAACATGCGTTACGATATCGCGTTCACTTCCTGTCTGCGCCGAGCTAATCAAACTCTGGACATTATTCTAAAGGAGCTCAATCTCACCGACATTCCTGTGAGGCAACTGTGGCGCCTAAACGAACGTCACTACGGTGCTCTGACCGGGTTTAACAAGCGCCAGATGGCCGACATCTACGGCGAAGAGCAGGTACAGGTGTGGCGGCGCAGCTTCAACGTCCCACCACCAGCCATCGAACCAACCAACCCGTATTATCACGCGATCAAGAACAATCCTCGACTGCGGCACATTAGCGAGCAGGATTTCCCCACGACCGAAACACTCGAAACGACCATGGAGCGAGTCGTGCCGGAGTGGACGGACTCGATCATACCGGAGGTTCGTGGCGGCAAGCGGGTACTGGTTGTGGCCCATGGTACCAGTCTGCGCGGTTTGGTGAAGCACATTCAAG ACGCGGACATCATGAAGTTCAACCTACCGAACAGTATTCCGTTCATAATAGATTTCGACGAGTCGATGAAGATGGTGGGCGGCATCCGGTTCCTGGCGAACGACGACACCGTGCTGAAGGCCATGGAGAAGGTGGCCTCGATCGGTGGAAAGTAG
- the LOC120950167 gene encoding RNA pseudouridylate synthase domain-containing protein 1-like, giving the protein MIDEIVDRIVQFFSTGLVEKIIKAFLVLCDRFVNFILSLCEGNNYKKKDETVDVLYTSGNFLVINKKHDLLINSNDTKKKTVQTIMRKQFPEYVQDNLTHDFYFAHRLDFATSGILCIPLNKNACKEVCQVFEEQRARKYYLALLRGHTDFDEEVIDIAIGEDVRFKDTSKKMCTILEDELCQNPRRSITKVLVLDRGYYNGKPVTKVLLRPITGRRHQLRLHCSQIGHVIVGDYTYSLKIDTSPPRMFLHAFRLVLPNTIENLDIQTDDPFTEKALKYKWKVVEQVNSIANAFDIIDSF; this is encoded by the exons ATGATAGATGAAATCGTAGACCGCATCGTTCAGTTCTTTTCCACTGGACTGGtggaaaaaatcatcaaagctTTCCTAGTCCTATGCGATCGGTTTGTGAATTTCATCCTTTCCCTATGCGAGGGAAACAATTACAAGAAAAAGGACGAAACGGTCGATGTGCTGTATACTAGTGGCAACTTTTTGGTCATCAACAAGAAGCATGATTTACTGATAAACTCAAATGACACAAAAAAG AAAACTGTGCAAACAATAATGCGGAAACAATTTCCCGAATACGTGCAGGATAATCTCACCCACGACTTTTACTTCGCTCATCGGCTTGACTTTGCCACCAGTGGAATACTGTGCATTCCGCTGAACAAAAATGCTTGCAAAGAAGTGTGCCAGGTGTTCGAGGAGCAGCGCGCCAGGAAGTACTATCTAGCGTTGCTCCGCGGGCATACCGATTTCGACGAGGAAGTAATCGACATCGCGATAG GCGAAGATGTGCGGTTCAAGGATACAAGCAAAAAAATGTGCACCATCCTGGAGGATGAACTATGCCAAAATCCACGACGTAGTATAACGAAAGTGCTGGTGCTGGATAGAGGCTACTACAACGGGAAGCCGGTCACCAAAGTGCTTTTACGGCCAATCACCGGTCGCCGGCATCAGTTACGGCTACACTGCTCGCAGATCGGCCACGTGATCGTAGGAGACTACACGTACAGCTTGAAAATCGACACGTCGCCGCCACGCATGTTTCTGCACGCGTTTCGCCTCGTGCTGCCGAACACAATCGAAAATCTCGACATTCAGACGGACGATCCGTTCACGGAGAAAGCGCTCAAGTACAAGTGGAAAGTGGTGGAGCAGGTGAACAGCATTGCGAACGCGTTCGACATCATCGACTCATTTTAA
- the LOC120948444 gene encoding vesicular glutamate transporter 3 isoform X1, with the protein MGRNSLRMDEKEVNFLPKPKIPKVGCFRAVCDRIPARLVLYFLSWSGFLVSFVMRNDINFALVAMVQDPSANTTGSDHCNTLVNDMPSLEEGDNYNYTLSVANATTTVLLDGPASIDDIKFDWDSTVQAVIKSSFYWCYVLSQVVGGVATQYFGTKNVFGWSQFLTAACSLLIPHAADLHYGAVILLRSVQGFASGLTWPAMYAIVGYWIPPVERSRFMSSFQGFSIGIGLTYPLCGFIIAHFGWRQVFYTTGTIGMVWCVFWYLLAYNTPQEHPRITPEELEYIELNVSEDIKNGQGMRVPWRRIFTSMPVWAIGLTTFGRIWVHYTFIMSGPEYMQKIFCFDIQQNGLLSGAPFLCSYLSSVLFCYVADLLMDNKTLTLTNVRKLFTALSQIVPGVLVLLVGYLGYQIVTVLILWFIAVTFITASYAGAMANIVDIAPNLAGPVLAFAQTIHMTASFLQPLVTGFMVTDSQNINQWLHVFGVSSVVAISTYLIYQVFGTAEIQSWNYPVPDPEVTSSDDSAVIANQPMIKVEPGLKFDDDDDEDDDD; encoded by the exons atGGGTAGAAACTCGCTTAGAATGGATGAGAAGGAAGTGAACTTTTTGCCGAAGCCGAAGATACCGAAGGTGGGATGCTTCCGTGCGGTCTGTG ATCGCATCCCAGCCCGGTTGGTGCTGTACTTCCTGTCCTGGTCCGGGTTTCTGGTGTCGTTTGTAATGCGCAACGATATCAACTTTGCCCTGGTGGCGATGGTGCAGGATCCGAGCGCGAACACAACCGGCAGCGATCACTGTAACACGCTCGTGAACGATATGCCCTCCCTGGAGGAGGGCGACAACTACAACTACACGCTGTCGGTGGCCAACGCTACCACCACGGTGCTGCTGGACGGGCCCGCGTCCATCGACGACATCAAGTTTGACTGGGACTCGACCGTGCAGGCCGTGATCAAATCGTCCTTCTACTGGTGCTACGTACTGTCGCAGGTGGTCGGTGGCGTTGCTACCCAGTACTTCGGCACGAAGAATGTGTTCGGATGGTCCCAGTTTCTGACGGCGGCCTGCAGCTTGCTGATACCGCACGCGGCCGATCTACACTACGGGGCGGTGATTCTGCTGCGATCGGTGCAAGGCTTCGCCAGCGGGCTCACCTGGCCAGCCATGTACGCGATCGTGGGCTACTGGATACCGCCGGTCGAGCGGAGCCGCTTCATGAGCAGCTTCCAGGGCTTCAGCATCGGCATCGGGTTGACGTACCCGCTGTGCGGGTTCATCATTGCCCACTTCGGGTGGCGCCAGGTGTTCTACACGACCGGCACTATCGGCATGGTGTGGTGCGTGTTCTGGTACCTGCTGGCGTACAACACACCGCAGGAGCATCCGCGCATCACGCCCGAGGAGCTGGAGTACATCGAGCTGAACGTTAGCGAGGACATTAAGAATGGGCAGGGCATGCGGGTGCCGTGGCGCCGCATCTTCACCTCGATGCCGGTGTGGGCCATCGGGCTGACCACGTTCGGGCGCATCTGGGTGCACTACACGTTCATCATGTCCGGGCCGGAGTACATGCAGAAGATCTTCTGCTTCGACATCCAACAAAACGGACTGCTGTCCGGTGCGCCATTCCTCTGCTCCTATCTGTCCTCCGTGCTGTTCTGCTACGTTGCGGATCTGCTGATGGACAACAAAACGCTGACACTCACCAACGTACGCAAGCTGTTCACCGCCCTGTCCCAGATCGTGCCCGGcgtgttggtgctgctggtcggGTACCTCGGCTACCAGATCGTGACGGTGCTGATACTGTGGTTCATCGCGGTCACCTTCATCACGGCGTCGTATGCCGGCGCAATGGCCAACATCGTCGATATTGCCCCGAACCTGGCCGGACCTGTGTTGGCTTTTGCTCAGACCATTCATATGACGGCTTCCTTCTTACAGCCACTTGTGACCGGCTTCATGGTGACTGATTCG CAAAACATCAACCAATGGCTGCACGTGTTTGGCGTGTCATCGGTGGTGGCCATCAGTACGTACCTTATTTACCAGGTGTTTGGCACGGCCGAGATACAGTCGTGGAACTATCCGGTGCCCGATCCGGAGGTAACGTCCTCAGACGATTCGGCCGTCATCGCCAACCAGCCAATGATAAAGGTGGAACCAGGACTTAAGtttgacgacgacgatgatgaggaCGATGACGATTGA
- the LOC120948444 gene encoding vesicular glutamate transporter 3 isoform X2, giving the protein MESAHVHVRDKDRIPARLVLYFLSWSGFLVSFVMRNDINFALVAMVQDPSANTTGSDHCNTLVNDMPSLEEGDNYNYTLSVANATTTVLLDGPASIDDIKFDWDSTVQAVIKSSFYWCYVLSQVVGGVATQYFGTKNVFGWSQFLTAACSLLIPHAADLHYGAVILLRSVQGFASGLTWPAMYAIVGYWIPPVERSRFMSSFQGFSIGIGLTYPLCGFIIAHFGWRQVFYTTGTIGMVWCVFWYLLAYNTPQEHPRITPEELEYIELNVSEDIKNGQGMRVPWRRIFTSMPVWAIGLTTFGRIWVHYTFIMSGPEYMQKIFCFDIQQNGLLSGAPFLCSYLSSVLFCYVADLLMDNKTLTLTNVRKLFTALSQIVPGVLVLLVGYLGYQIVTVLILWFIAVTFITASYAGAMANIVDIAPNLAGPVLAFAQTIHMTASFLQPLVTGFMVTDSQNINQWLHVFGVSSVVAISTYLIYQVFGTAEIQSWNYPVPDPEVTSSDDSAVIANQPMIKVEPGLKFDDDDDEDDDD; this is encoded by the exons ATGGAATCGGCACATGTTCATGTTCGCGACAAAG ATCGCATCCCAGCCCGGTTGGTGCTGTACTTCCTGTCCTGGTCCGGGTTTCTGGTGTCGTTTGTAATGCGCAACGATATCAACTTTGCCCTGGTGGCGATGGTGCAGGATCCGAGCGCGAACACAACCGGCAGCGATCACTGTAACACGCTCGTGAACGATATGCCCTCCCTGGAGGAGGGCGACAACTACAACTACACGCTGTCGGTGGCCAACGCTACCACCACGGTGCTGCTGGACGGGCCCGCGTCCATCGACGACATCAAGTTTGACTGGGACTCGACCGTGCAGGCCGTGATCAAATCGTCCTTCTACTGGTGCTACGTACTGTCGCAGGTGGTCGGTGGCGTTGCTACCCAGTACTTCGGCACGAAGAATGTGTTCGGATGGTCCCAGTTTCTGACGGCGGCCTGCAGCTTGCTGATACCGCACGCGGCCGATCTACACTACGGGGCGGTGATTCTGCTGCGATCGGTGCAAGGCTTCGCCAGCGGGCTCACCTGGCCAGCCATGTACGCGATCGTGGGCTACTGGATACCGCCGGTCGAGCGGAGCCGCTTCATGAGCAGCTTCCAGGGCTTCAGCATCGGCATCGGGTTGACGTACCCGCTGTGCGGGTTCATCATTGCCCACTTCGGGTGGCGCCAGGTGTTCTACACGACCGGCACTATCGGCATGGTGTGGTGCGTGTTCTGGTACCTGCTGGCGTACAACACACCGCAGGAGCATCCGCGCATCACGCCCGAGGAGCTGGAGTACATCGAGCTGAACGTTAGCGAGGACATTAAGAATGGGCAGGGCATGCGGGTGCCGTGGCGCCGCATCTTCACCTCGATGCCGGTGTGGGCCATCGGGCTGACCACGTTCGGGCGCATCTGGGTGCACTACACGTTCATCATGTCCGGGCCGGAGTACATGCAGAAGATCTTCTGCTTCGACATCCAACAAAACGGACTGCTGTCCGGTGCGCCATTCCTCTGCTCCTATCTGTCCTCCGTGCTGTTCTGCTACGTTGCGGATCTGCTGATGGACAACAAAACGCTGACACTCACCAACGTACGCAAGCTGTTCACCGCCCTGTCCCAGATCGTGCCCGGcgtgttggtgctgctggtcggGTACCTCGGCTACCAGATCGTGACGGTGCTGATACTGTGGTTCATCGCGGTCACCTTCATCACGGCGTCGTATGCCGGCGCAATGGCCAACATCGTCGATATTGCCCCGAACCTGGCCGGACCTGTGTTGGCTTTTGCTCAGACCATTCATATGACGGCTTCCTTCTTACAGCCACTTGTGACCGGCTTCATGGTGACTGATTCG CAAAACATCAACCAATGGCTGCACGTGTTTGGCGTGTCATCGGTGGTGGCCATCAGTACGTACCTTATTTACCAGGTGTTTGGCACGGCCGAGATACAGTCGTGGAACTATCCGGTGCCCGATCCGGAGGTAACGTCCTCAGACGATTCGGCCGTCATCGCCAACCAGCCAATGATAAAGGTGGAACCAGGACTTAAGtttgacgacgacgatgatgaggaCGATGACGATTGA